Proteins from a genomic interval of Thermoplasmatales archaeon:
- a CDS encoding AMP-binding protein, with product MTEKVWFRNWNENITKTLEYPEISVDKIFQKSAEWYPEKPFMIFYGNRIDYGTAWRHILGLSASLKSLGIKKGDRVGISMQNSPNWVISFFGIINSGGIVVLLNPMLKSEELTLIAKDSGLKLILTTDDLLTNVQSVASGLDLKVMSGSVSSFLPNLHSIPVPAQINKNYDRDNALSWDDAIEHDSDSDHERISSNDTAMIAYTSGTTAVPKGCVHTHSSIIANAMASAYWRGVTPASVELSVAPFFHVTGLSFSVLGPIYESATIVPLYRWDRQAAVESIEKFKVTHWVTVPTMIADLLAMPDLEKRDFSSLTFIGGGGAAVPKPLLERLENLVHLNFVEGYGMTEMMGQTHVNPTRKRKPGSIGIPQFGVDAKIIDPDTGKVLDPRKIGEIVFNGPSQFKEYFGKRKDTAEAMIDIDGIPYLRSGDIGYMDEDGFFFIVDRLKRMINRAGFKVWPLEVENVLYGIPGIKECCVISTRDNRVGEEVKAVIVPKPGFEGNIHEDDIIKHCKEHLADYKYPRVIEFVNEIPKTGSGKIDWRLLQERENSKIRT from the coding sequence ATGACTGAAAAAGTATGGTTCAGAAACTGGAATGAGAATATAACAAAAACCCTTGAGTACCCGGAGATATCGGTTGATAAGATTTTTCAGAAATCCGCAGAGTGGTACCCGGAAAAACCATTTATGATTTTTTACGGGAATAGAATAGACTATGGTACGGCTTGGAGACATATTCTTGGACTATCCGCTTCCCTAAAGAGTCTTGGAATAAAGAAGGGAGATCGCGTTGGAATTTCCATGCAGAATTCCCCTAATTGGGTCATATCATTTTTTGGCATAATTAACTCAGGTGGTATCGTTGTCCTGTTAAATCCAATGCTGAAATCGGAGGAGTTGACCCTTATAGCAAAAGACAGTGGGTTGAAACTTATTCTTACAACAGATGATCTTTTAACTAACGTCCAGAGCGTTGCATCAGGCCTTGATTTAAAAGTAATGTCCGGCAGTGTTAGTTCCTTTCTACCTAATTTACACTCAATTCCCGTGCCAGCACAAATAAACAAGAACTATGATAGGGACAACGCATTGTCCTGGGATGATGCAATAGAACACGATAGCGATTCTGATCATGAAAGGATATCATCAAACGACACCGCGATGATAGCTTATACCTCTGGTACAACTGCTGTTCCGAAAGGCTGTGTCCACACTCATAGTTCAATAATTGCAAATGCAATGGCATCTGCCTACTGGAGAGGCGTCACTCCGGCATCAGTAGAACTCTCCGTTGCACCTTTCTTCCATGTGACAGGCTTATCGTTCTCAGTGCTTGGTCCGATATATGAGAGTGCGACGATTGTTCCCCTGTATAGGTGGGATAGACAGGCCGCTGTGGAAAGCATTGAGAAATTTAAAGTGACACACTGGGTCACAGTTCCTACCATGATTGCTGATCTGCTTGCCATGCCGGATCTTGAAAAACGTGATTTTTCGTCTTTGACATTTATTGGTGGAGGCGGGGCAGCTGTTCCTAAACCACTTCTCGAAAGACTTGAGAATCTTGTTCATCTTAATTTTGTTGAGGGTTACGGAATGACTGAGATGATGGGACAGACGCACGTGAATCCGACAAGAAAGAGAAAACCAGGAAGCATTGGAATCCCGCAATTTGGTGTCGATGCAAAGATAATAGATCCTGATACCGGGAAGGTTCTTGATCCTCGCAAAATAGGGGAGATAGTATTTAACGGGCCTTCCCAGTTTAAAGAATATTTTGGTAAAAGAAAAGATACTGCGGAGGCCATGATTGATATCGATGGAATCCCATATCTGCGTAGCGGTGACATAGGTTATATGGATGAAGACGGTTTCTTCTTCATTGTTGATCGCCTAAAGAGAATGATAAACAGGGCGGGTTTCAAGGTCTGGCCACTTGAGGTGGAAAATGTTCTTTATGGGATTCCTGGAATAAAAGAATGTTGTGTTATATCCACTCGCGACAACAGGGTCGGAGAGGAGGTCAAGGCTGTAATTGTACCTAAGCCTGGATTTGAGGGAAATATTCATGAAGATGACATAATTAAACACTGCAAGGAACACCTGGCAGACTACAAATATCCAAGAGTAATTGAATTCGTAAACGAAATTCCAAAAACCGGGTCAGGAAAAATCGACTGGAGACTCCTTCAGGAAAGAGAGAATTCAAAAATAAGAACGTGA
- a CDS encoding 5-(carboxyamino)imidazole ribonucleotide synthase, which yields MNIGIIGGGQLGWMMINESKKLGYNFNAIDKEMSYPGVKISDHGFVYDQFKEFVDSSDVVTYEFEHVDSRVLEYADSMNKLKPGLFPIELKRDRSKEKKFLKDLSLPTVHFRIANSLAALEQLELPEKCIAKTAMYGYDGKGQFLITGGKIPDGMPDEKYVVEDYMDFDAEASLIASRSIDGKISFHAPSLNVNKNGMLLYNVAPFSDFGMKSIVEKLLKGLNYVGTMGVEFFIKDGKAYVNEFSPRVHNSGHHTLLGSSISQFEQHIRAITGLPIPDPVLLSPSGIINIIGRDLDSQLRTRILEVPSTQIYWYGKSGVRKRRKLGHVNVVGETTEIVKERISQLEKIIYGNHIDDFI from the coding sequence ATGAACATCGGTATCATTGGTGGTGGCCAGCTAGGCTGGATGATGATTAATGAATCGAAAAAACTTGGTTATAATTTTAATGCAATTGATAAGGAAATGAGTTATCCTGGAGTTAAGATCTCGGATCATGGTTTTGTTTATGATCAATTCAAGGAGTTCGTTGACTCTAGCGATGTGGTCACTTATGAATTCGAGCATGTTGATAGCAGGGTTCTCGAATATGCAGATTCGATGAACAAGCTAAAACCAGGGCTTTTCCCTATAGAGCTGAAACGGGATAGATCTAAGGAAAAGAAATTTCTAAAAGACCTGTCTCTCCCCACTGTTCACTTTAGGATTGCAAATTCCTTGGCAGCGCTTGAGCAACTGGAATTACCTGAGAAGTGCATTGCCAAGACCGCCATGTACGGCTATGATGGCAAGGGGCAGTTTCTCATAACAGGCGGAAAGATTCCTGATGGTATGCCAGATGAAAAATATGTTGTTGAAGATTACATGGACTTTGACGCTGAAGCGTCGCTTATTGCTTCGCGGTCTATCGATGGAAAGATTTCTTTCCACGCCCCCTCATTAAATGTAAACAAAAACGGAATGTTATTGTACAATGTCGCTCCTTTTTCAGACTTTGGAATGAAGTCTATAGTTGAGAAACTTCTAAAAGGCCTTAATTACGTAGGAACGATGGGCGTTGAATTCTTTATAAAAGATGGAAAAGCCTACGTTAATGAATTTTCCCCAAGGGTTCACAATTCTGGACACCATACACTCTTAGGTTCTTCAATTTCACAATTTGAGCAGCATATCAGGGCAATTACTGGTCTTCCCATCCCGGATCCGGTACTACTTTCACCAAGCGGGATAATAAACATAATTGGCAGAGATTTAGATTCGCAGTTAAGAACTAGGATACTTGAGGTGCCATCTACACAAATATACTGGTATGGAAAGAGCGGGGTTCGTAAAAGAAGAAAATTGGGACATGTAAATGTCGTTGGCGAAACAACTGAAATCGTTAAAGAAAGAATATCACAGCTTGAAAAAATAATATACGGAAACCACATAGACGATTTTATCTAG
- a CDS encoding OB-fold domain-containing protein, with protein MHNVRDYVSGLKNGRFLGYHCRSCNHEWLTSVELCPFCGSSEIEDKEFPRNGKVLAYTVQHVVPEELQQKAPFAIAVIRLENGAKLQARIENYKPELGNLIGKSVHLSGGNENGLLFDLN; from the coding sequence ATGCACAACGTGAGGGATTATGTTTCTGGGCTCAAAAATGGCAGGTTCCTTGGTTATCATTGTCGATCCTGCAATCATGAATGGCTAACATCGGTTGAACTTTGTCCTTTCTGTGGCTCCAGTGAAATAGAAGATAAGGAGTTTCCTCGAAATGGCAAAGTATTAGCATACACCGTACAGCATGTTGTTCCTGAAGAGCTTCAGCAGAAGGCGCCATTCGCGATTGCTGTTATAAGGCTTGAAAACGGAGCGAAACTACAGGCAAGGATCGAGAACTATAAACCGGAATTGGGAAACCTGATAGGCAAAAGCGTTCATCTATCAGGAGGAAATGAGAACGGACTTCTTTTCGATCTGAACTGA
- a CDS encoding AMP-binding protein, whose protein sequence is MFPPDPTKKEGFYDLEVYQECLEKYNSIANLLREKAKENGDKTWLIFENGIRYTYREMNEITDKMAYSLIGLDVSRGDRIAIFGLNSPEWIIAYFAVLKAGAVPVTVNTAFIKDSLLYNLIQPEAKYVFVDSRLLPQYLEVVDQLKLVENTIIFGDIEDRYKDKISKYVEFDKLANVAEAKIPGISTSWNDPSAMILTSGTTGRSKVVVETNSEFLLTALDMIDAGGVNANSVVYVYLPLFHIMALDLATISSMLANSTLVLVEKFNPREFWNDVNKYGVTHFHAVGPILEALLKQPQSEIERKHGQLIAIAYSSKEIWNAAVERFGIRITGGYGGTEAGIPVTSPFSVVISGRNPPGSCGKPAPPFEVSIVDKRDLPVKMGETGEILIRPRLPFATFKEYYGMKEETFEAFRDLWFHTGDLGRYDENGNIYFVDRAKDAIRRKGENISSFEVEQTLLKYERIKDAAVVPLKFENGDEEVLAVVVPMDDRLSPEEIIDYCIGNMPNFWIPNYIKMIPNLPKTPTGRTEKFKLKNMKESEAIKMTDYIAKKLKVSRNSS, encoded by the coding sequence ATGTTTCCACCTGATCCGACAAAAAAAGAAGGATTCTATGATCTAGAGGTCTATCAGGAATGTCTAGAAAAGTACAACTCTATCGCCAATCTCCTGAGAGAAAAAGCGAAAGAAAATGGAGATAAAACCTGGCTTATATTTGAGAATGGAATCAGATATACTTACAGGGAAATGAATGAAATAACGGATAAAATGGCCTATTCTTTAATCGGACTTGACGTTTCTCGCGGCGACAGAATTGCAATTTTTGGTCTTAATTCTCCAGAATGGATTATTGCCTATTTCGCTGTCCTGAAGGCTGGGGCTGTTCCGGTAACTGTTAATACAGCTTTTATCAAAGATTCATTGTTATATAACTTAATCCAGCCCGAAGCTAAATATGTTTTCGTAGACTCAAGACTGCTTCCCCAGTACCTTGAGGTTGTTGATCAGCTTAAACTTGTTGAAAATACCATAATTTTTGGTGATATAGAAGATAGGTACAAAGACAAAATCAGTAAGTACGTTGAATTTGACAAACTTGCAAATGTAGCTGAAGCGAAAATACCAGGGATTAGTACAAGCTGGAACGATCCGAGTGCAATGATACTAACGTCAGGGACTACAGGCAGGTCCAAAGTTGTTGTTGAGACGAATTCTGAGTTTCTACTCACAGCTTTGGACATGATTGATGCAGGTGGAGTGAATGCAAACAGTGTAGTTTACGTGTACCTACCACTCTTTCATATAATGGCGCTGGATCTTGCAACAATATCCTCCATGCTTGCAAACTCAACGCTTGTCCTTGTTGAGAAATTCAATCCACGCGAGTTCTGGAACGACGTAAACAAATATGGTGTTACGCATTTCCATGCTGTTGGACCTATACTGGAAGCGCTGTTGAAACAGCCTCAGTCGGAAATCGAGAGAAAGCACGGACAACTCATAGCGATAGCTTACTCATCAAAAGAGATCTGGAATGCTGCAGTGGAGCGTTTTGGTATTCGGATCACAGGCGGATACGGGGGAACAGAAGCAGGTATACCAGTAACATCTCCATTTAGCGTTGTTATTTCTGGGAGGAATCCTCCCGGCAGTTGCGGTAAACCTGCGCCGCCTTTTGAGGTCTCCATAGTAGACAAAAGAGATCTTCCGGTAAAAATGGGCGAGACAGGGGAAATTTTGATCCGACCAAGGCTTCCTTTTGCCACCTTTAAAGAGTACTACGGAATGAAAGAAGAAACGTTCGAGGCTTTCAGAGATTTGTGGTTCCACACGGGTGATCTCGGAAGGTATGATGAGAACGGCAATATTTACTTTGTTGACAGAGCTAAAGATGCAATAAGGAGAAAGGGGGAGAACATATCATCTTTCGAGGTTGAACAGACATTACTTAAGTATGAACGTATAAAGGATGCTGCTGTCGTACCTCTTAAATTCGAAAATGGAGACGAGGAGGTTCTGGCGGTTGTTGTCCCGATGGATGATAGATTATCACCAGAGGAGATTATTGACTATTGTATCGGTAACATGCCGAATTTCTGGATTCCAAACTACATAAAGATGATCCCGAACCTACCAAAGACACCAACTGGAAGAACCGAAAAATTTAAACTAAAAAACATGAAGGAAAGTGAGGCTATAAAGATGACAGATTATATTGCCAAGAAACTAAAAGTATCGAGGAATAGTTCCTAA
- the purE gene encoding 5-(carboxyamino)imidazole ribonucleotide mutase: protein MTVKVGIIMGSRSDYEYMVDASTALKDFGIETEMKIVSAHRTPDYMYDYAKSAKSRGIEVIIAGAGGAAHLPGMTAALTTLPVIGVPIPSKNLKGIDSLLSIVQMPSGVPVATVAIGASRNAGILAARILALSDGKVAKKLENFMESQTRKVLEEKLE, encoded by the coding sequence ATGACAGTAAAGGTAGGAATTATCATGGGAAGTCGGAGTGACTACGAATACATGGTTGATGCTAGTACCGCTCTCAAAGATTTTGGAATTGAGACTGAGATGAAGATCGTTTCTGCTCACAGGACGCCGGATTACATGTACGATTATGCTAAGTCAGCTAAAAGTCGTGGTATCGAGGTCATTATCGCAGGTGCTGGAGGTGCCGCTCACCTGCCTGGGATGACCGCTGCTCTGACTACACTTCCGGTAATAGGCGTTCCTATTCCTTCTAAAAATTTGAAAGGCATCGATTCACTATTGTCTATAGTACAAATGCCTTCCGGAGTTCCGGTCGCCACTGTTGCAATAGGGGCCTCCAGAAATGCGGGTATCCTTGCTGCGAGAATTCTAGCGTTGAGCGATGGTAAAGTGGCCAAGAAGCTGGAGAATTTCATGGAATCTCAAACAAGAAAAGTGTTAGAGGAAAAACTAGAATGA
- a CDS encoding thiolase domain-containing protein, with protein sequence MKKVYVIGTGMTKFGKLEQSGRELAIEAAKEAIQESGVAPHDMESTYVSNAFGIGENQLHVGPIINSALGIPEVPSLSIESACSGGSAAFNQAYIALSSGYYKVALVVGYEKLSMNKTPENTRYFAMASDHWYEGINGVTFPGLYALMASAHMHLYGTTEEMLGSVSIKNHRNGTFNPKAHLQKAIDMETYLKSPVVASPLKLYDACPFSDGASAVVLANEDFNFDGQERIEVLSSARAGSRATLQDREELTGIPGAQIATQKALKTAGIELKDISFAEVHDCFTIAELMALEDIGFFKKGEAGKATLEGLTAFDGKIPINSSGGLKAKGHPISATGVAQIVEIHDQMLYKVDPHRQVSNPSIGLTHNVGATGGSVSINIFRRSR encoded by the coding sequence ATGAAGAAAGTATATGTAATCGGAACTGGCATGACAAAATTTGGGAAACTTGAGCAATCTGGCAGGGAACTGGCTATTGAAGCTGCAAAGGAAGCCATTCAAGAATCAGGCGTTGCGCCCCACGATATGGAATCGACCTACGTATCTAACGCATTTGGCATAGGAGAAAATCAATTGCACGTAGGTCCCATAATTAATAGTGCGCTTGGAATACCAGAGGTCCCGAGTCTTTCCATCGAATCAGCGTGTTCTGGAGGTAGCGCAGCATTCAACCAGGCATACATTGCGCTTTCATCTGGCTACTATAAAGTAGCGCTCGTTGTTGGTTATGAAAAACTTAGCATGAACAAGACTCCTGAGAACACAAGATATTTTGCAATGGCAAGCGATCATTGGTATGAAGGCATAAATGGCGTGACTTTCCCTGGTCTCTATGCGCTCATGGCGAGTGCTCACATGCATCTTTACGGAACCACTGAGGAGATGCTTGGCTCTGTCTCGATCAAAAACCATAGGAATGGCACCTTTAATCCTAAGGCACATCTTCAGAAGGCAATTGACATGGAAACCTACTTGAAAAGCCCAGTTGTTGCAAGTCCACTTAAGCTTTATGATGCGTGTCCTTTTAGCGATGGTGCTTCAGCAGTTGTGTTGGCGAATGAGGATTTTAACTTTGATGGTCAGGAACGGATTGAAGTCCTTTCATCTGCCAGAGCGGGAAGTCGGGCTACACTACAGGATCGCGAGGAACTTACTGGTATTCCTGGTGCACAAATAGCCACTCAGAAGGCACTTAAAACCGCGGGTATTGAACTTAAGGATATTTCTTTCGCAGAGGTCCATGACTGTTTTACCATAGCTGAATTAATGGCGCTTGAGGATATTGGCTTCTTCAAGAAGGGTGAGGCTGGAAAAGCTACTCTTGAGGGTCTTACTGCATTTGACGGAAAGATTCCGATTAATTCATCCGGTGGATTGAAGGCCAAGGGGCATCCGATTTCGGCAACCGGTGTCGCTCAGATTGTTGAGATTCACGATCAGATGCTTTACAAGGTGGACCCTCACAGACAAGTCAGCAATCCCTCGATAGGGTTGACGCATAACGTGGGTGCAACGGGGGGCTCTGTGTCCATAAATATTTTCAGGAGGTCGAGATAA
- a CDS encoding amino acid permease has translation MQKSNGYKRDLGLLNLVMLNSMGMIGSGWLFAEMYTSSYAGSFGSVFSWLLGGVIVLLIALTFMEVSSAFPRAGGSTPIGEFSHGKLVGFISGWGAWLSDVMTPPIEAIASVTYLSFFIKGIVSPTGSLELLGYILAVVILVIILLVNLLSVKMFGNTLTGVMVWKWAIPALVIVTLIPFFFHATNFTAYGSFYNGYSGVFYALVLGGVIFSFEGFRAAVNMAGEAKNKTYIWKSVIIALVLVMALYVLLQIAFVGGIRWDVFGITPGDWGALSSSIVGGPFAQVASAIGLGWLVVILMIDAVISPGGAGISYAAYPSRIFQSMSEFGYAPKMFSKLSSKHVPARALVLGFILGLFFIYEFPGWHLLIGILTSTLVIAYIVGPASINVLRKTSPKTERPFQLRYSKVIAPLAFILTFLVVYWSGWPLSGEVVFATLAGLFMFTYFYRKMFEVSKKEFITLLILTTSVVLASLFMLLFLYYFYNLEYAIISIVIALSLAVYALISLYSENKKSDIIYGSWFIFALLAIEFLSLIGPSQYGGYNLIKFPYDFISAAAAGLLFYFWAQITGHRTKSLDDYDVSEANDTA, from the coding sequence ATGCAAAAATCGAATGGTTACAAACGAGATCTAGGATTGCTTAACCTTGTCATGTTAAACTCGATGGGTATGATAGGATCTGGGTGGCTCTTCGCGGAAATGTATACCAGTTCCTATGCCGGTTCTTTTGGTTCTGTGTTCTCATGGCTCCTGGGCGGAGTTATTGTCCTGCTCATTGCCTTGACGTTCATGGAGGTATCTTCTGCTTTCCCGAGGGCAGGTGGGTCGACCCCGATAGGGGAGTTCTCTCATGGGAAACTCGTAGGTTTCATTTCCGGCTGGGGGGCATGGCTGTCTGATGTAATGACGCCCCCCATAGAAGCTATTGCATCTGTGACCTACCTGTCTTTTTTTATAAAAGGGATTGTGTCACCTACCGGTTCACTTGAGCTTTTAGGATATATTCTGGCAGTCGTCATATTGGTCATCATACTTCTTGTTAATCTTCTTTCTGTGAAAATGTTTGGAAACACTCTAACCGGAGTCATGGTATGGAAATGGGCAATTCCTGCTCTCGTAATTGTTACTCTGATACCATTTTTCTTCCATGCGACCAATTTCACGGCCTACGGCTCTTTTTACAACGGTTATTCTGGGGTATTTTACGCATTGGTTCTGGGAGGAGTCATATTTTCTTTTGAAGGCTTCAGGGCTGCCGTAAACATGGCGGGTGAGGCAAAAAATAAAACATATATCTGGAAATCGGTCATTATTGCTCTTGTTTTGGTTATGGCCCTCTATGTCCTCCTGCAGATAGCTTTTGTCGGTGGAATTCGCTGGGATGTCTTTGGTATCACCCCAGGTGACTGGGGGGCACTCTCATCCTCCATAGTTGGAGGGCCATTCGCTCAGGTTGCCTCCGCTATTGGTCTTGGCTGGTTGGTAGTAATACTGATGATAGACGCTGTTATATCACCCGGAGGTGCAGGAATAAGCTACGCTGCCTATCCTTCCAGAATATTCCAATCTATGTCCGAGTTTGGTTATGCCCCAAAGATGTTTTCAAAGTTGAGCAGCAAACATGTGCCAGCAAGAGCCCTGGTTCTTGGTTTTATATTGGGGTTGTTTTTTATTTATGAATTCCCAGGATGGCATCTACTAATAGGCATTTTGACATCAACGCTTGTTATTGCATACATTGTCGGTCCCGCTTCGATAAACGTTTTAAGAAAAACTTCACCGAAAACTGAAAGGCCTTTCCAGCTCAGATACTCTAAAGTTATTGCCCCGCTTGCTTTCATCCTTACATTTTTAGTAGTTTATTGGTCCGGATGGCCTCTCTCTGGTGAAGTTGTTTTTGCCACATTGGCTGGTTTGTTCATGTTCACGTACTTCTACCGCAAGATGTTTGAGGTTTCAAAAAAAGAGTTTATAACGCTCCTCATCCTCACAACATCAGTCGTTCTTGCTTCTCTGTTCATGCTCTTATTCCTGTACTATTTCTACAATCTGGAATACGCGATTATTTCCATTGTAATAGCTCTATCTTTGGCTGTATATGCTCTAATAAGCCTATATTCTGAAAACAAAAAGTCAGATATTATTTATGGTTCGTGGTTTATATTTGCTCTTCTTGCAATAGAATTTCTCTCACTGATCGGTCCAAGCCAGTATGGGGGGTACAATCTTATCAAATTCCCTTACGATTTCATTTCTGCCGCAGCGGCCGGATTGCTCTTCTACTTCTGGGCGCAGATCACAGGCCATAGAACCAAATCGTTGGACGATTACGATGTTTCGGAGGCTAACGATACCGCTTAG
- a CDS encoding NifB/NifX family molybdenum-iron cluster-binding protein translates to MKVAIATKNDLVADPGECEEIHFFDLKDGTYILLKKIENPGKAAKAAKGVVMLRSALENGADAIIVNEIGRPGVNYLKGKAKIFLANGMSIEDAIHAVSSGKLKETEEPTHEGGHREHHEL, encoded by the coding sequence ATGAAAGTTGCAATTGCCACAAAAAACGACCTAGTTGCTGATCCTGGCGAGTGTGAGGAAATACACTTCTTTGATCTGAAGGATGGAACGTATATCCTGCTCAAGAAAATAGAAAACCCTGGAAAAGCTGCAAAAGCCGCCAAGGGAGTTGTGATGCTTAGAAGTGCATTAGAGAACGGAGCAGATGCAATAATTGTTAATGAAATTGGAAGACCTGGTGTAAACTATCTTAAAGGAAAAGCGAAAATATTTTTGGCAAACGGAATGAGTATAGAAGATGCAATTCACGCTGTGTCCAGCGGAAAACTTAAGGAAACCGAAGAACCAACACACGAAGGGGGACATAGAGAACATCATGAACTATAG
- a CDS encoding acyl-CoA dehydrogenase family protein gives MDFNLPNDVFSIKELTEEFSKREIEPNAKKIEKEPTMVKDILTKMGKFGLLGITIPEKFGGAGLDYLTFGVIVEEIAYHSASLALSYGGHSNLVLDNIYRNGTEGQREEFARKLALGEWIGSLCLTEPGAGSDAIGGMTTSYRKTGNRFIINGSKMFITNAPIADVFLVYARESSNYSAFILRREDGVQTPGLIDKMGMRGSPTGEVVFRDVEVDRDRILGEEGGGKRVIYEGLNAERATMAFLPLGIARRAMDEAVVYAKKRKQFGKPISDYQLIQEKIAYMFTRLEAAKLLAYKAIILAQDKVSDPKYAAASIMLASETAIQIAKDAVQILGGYGYTTDFPVERLLRDSVIGEIAAGTTEIRKLVIARSVIESYKDEMTK, from the coding sequence ATGGACTTTAATTTGCCAAATGATGTATTCTCAATAAAAGAACTGACTGAGGAATTTTCAAAGAGAGAGATTGAACCAAATGCAAAAAAGATTGAAAAAGAACCGACGATGGTCAAAGACATTCTAACCAAAATGGGAAAATTTGGATTGCTTGGCATTACCATTCCCGAAAAATTTGGTGGCGCAGGGCTGGATTACCTGACTTTTGGCGTGATAGTGGAAGAGATAGCGTATCATTCGGCTTCACTAGCTCTCTCCTATGGCGGACACAGCAATCTGGTACTGGATAATATTTATAGAAATGGCACAGAAGGACAAAGGGAGGAATTCGCAAGAAAGCTTGCACTCGGTGAATGGATTGGTTCCCTCTGCCTGACTGAACCTGGAGCCGGATCCGATGCAATTGGCGGGATGACAACAAGTTACAGGAAAACGGGCAATCGTTTCATAATAAATGGCTCAAAAATGTTCATAACAAACGCTCCAATAGCGGATGTTTTCCTTGTTTATGCCAGAGAATCTTCAAACTATTCTGCATTTATTTTAAGGCGCGAGGATGGAGTTCAAACGCCTGGATTAATAGATAAGATGGGAATGCGTGGATCTCCAACAGGTGAAGTCGTGTTCCGTGATGTTGAGGTGGATAGAGACCGAATCCTTGGTGAAGAAGGTGGTGGAAAAAGAGTAATATATGAAGGTTTAAACGCGGAAAGGGCTACCATGGCATTCCTTCCCTTGGGGATAGCGAGGAGAGCAATGGACGAAGCAGTAGTGTACGCGAAAAAGCGAAAGCAATTCGGGAAACCCATATCTGATTACCAATTGATACAGGAAAAAATAGCGTACATGTTTACAAGGCTAGAAGCGGCAAAATTACTTGCCTATAAAGCCATAATTCTAGCACAAGATAAGGTTTCTGATCCAAAATATGCTGCTGCTTCCATTATGCTGGCTTCTGAAACGGCAATTCAAATAGCGAAAGATGCTGTGCAGATACTTGGAGGTTATGGTTACACTACAGATTTCCCAGTGGAAAGACTTCTAAGAGATTCCGTGATCGGAGAAATTGCTGCCGGCACTACCGAGATACGAAAACTTGTAATAGCGCGTTCAGTTATAGAATCTTATAAGGACGAAATGACCAAATGA
- a CDS encoding enoyl-CoA hydratase-related protein: MKNIIVEKRNGIFIVKLNRPEVRNAINLQTADELDRAWQEFDEDPESDVGIIASSSENFCSGADLKDIETLSQRAMNPGGPLGMTRRTLKKPVIAAIPGYCVAGGFEIALWADIRICEITTKFGFLERRFGVPLIDGGTQRLPLISGLGNALYLILTGKLIDANEALRMGIVSEIVPEGKLLERAIELAELILSYPQLTLRSDRDALYSGIGIDPGIMYEQKNGFYVLQSHIPEEGSRIFTSGKGRKGANLRKEK; encoded by the coding sequence GTGAAGAACATAATTGTTGAAAAGAGGAATGGCATATTTATTGTGAAATTGAACAGGCCAGAGGTGAGAAATGCTATTAATCTGCAAACTGCGGATGAGCTTGATCGGGCTTGGCAAGAGTTTGATGAAGACCCAGAATCAGATGTAGGAATAATTGCATCATCATCGGAGAATTTTTGCTCAGGTGCTGATCTGAAAGATATAGAAACTCTATCGCAAAGAGCTATGAATCCAGGTGGTCCTTTGGGGATGACCAGACGGACTTTGAAAAAGCCTGTCATAGCAGCAATTCCCGGTTACTGTGTTGCGGGAGGATTCGAGATCGCCCTATGGGCAGACATAAGAATCTGCGAAATTACCACGAAGTTTGGCTTTCTGGAGAGGCGTTTTGGTGTACCCCTAATCGACGGGGGCACACAAAGACTACCATTAATCTCCGGACTTGGAAACGCGCTTTACCTCATACTAACTGGGAAGTTGATAGATGCTAATGAGGCCCTTAGAATGGGTATAGTCAGTGAAATCGTGCCAGAAGGAAAATTGCTTGAAAGGGCAATCGAGTTAGCCGAATTAATACTCAGTTATCCTCAACTAACGTTAAGGAGTGACAGAGATGCTCTATATTCTGGTATTGGGATTGATCCGGGCATAATGTATGAGCAAAAAAATGGTTTCTACGTGTTGCAAAGCCATATTCCGGAAGAAGGATCTAGAATCTTTACATCGGGTAAGGGGCGAAAAGGAGCAAATCTAAGGAAGGAAAAATAA